The following coding sequences are from one Salmo trutta chromosome 36, fSalTru1.1, whole genome shotgun sequence window:
- the LOC115175620 gene encoding uncharacterized protein LOC115175620 isoform X1: MEGIVVEVLGVPNILASDRMVDKLTIHFLRPRHGGGEVQRVLFPSDSPGQAFVIFEEPEVAAHVSRLTHVLEVDQQQFCLKVRVVDRPEVDMPVKATLDVSMFPNDREVRRLLDIHGFKVNELKHGQLLVQGSFLKLRAVKAQLQQLLHQDNQPQYNPSTPSLSGHASGTYKASSRMHHINGTAMHSGNMSPMYAGSRSPISVNGEQFAHVLQSSSPTNYSRDSGSPCSLSSPRSGSPSPSLLAPGYGANVTHRRNPSPSRSRSVVSFLMDADVLHYAQCFRKKDIDTILGSNNIQMNVQPSECSDISSVSLEGKNPKSAMEKLQDYLTTLNSTLRTQEIPLETFDHTNQVRISKLIQKYNSVYPTVLVNQVGDILRLVGPSRDSYDMMQILLGKPLELPPAGRTGRALDRGSRDKRSSSLSSLPKRKDAPIPWHHVPVSAAVPDYSPSKYQGDSGHGRTVQRAGSPVPYTSTPSHRGRSHSDSQEKVKEQRVTQRDVSGQERVDDVGGPSAGAQMPVMKKKSLLTKFPTNKAGWKNILPGKKKSHNKSLV, encoded by the exons ATGGAGGGTATAGTCGTGGAGGTTCTTGGCGTCCCCAATATCCTTGCCTCTGACAGAATGGTTGACAAGCTCACTATACACTTCCTACGACCACGGCACGGGGGAGGAGAGGTGCAGAGAGTGCTGTTTCCATCTGATAGCCCGGGACAGGCCTTTGTCATATTTGAGGAACCAGAAG TGGCTGCCCATGTTTCGCGGTTGACCCATGTGTTGGAGGTGGACCAACAACAATTTTGTCTCAAAGTCAGAGTAGTGGACAGGCCTGAG GTGGACATGCCAGTCAAGGCAACTCTGGATGTGAGTATGTTCCCCAATGACAGAGAGGTGCGGCGACTCCTAGACATCCATGGCTTTAAGGTGAACGAGCTTAAACATGGTCAGCTGCTTGTCCAGGGCTCCTTTCTGAAGCTCAGAGCAGTGAAGGCCCAACTGCAGCAGCTCCTACACCAAGACAACCAGCCCCAATACAACCCTTCCACACCCAGTCTCAGTGGCCATGCCTCTGGGACCTACAAAGCCTCCAGCAGGATGCACCACATCAATGGCACCGCAATGCATTCTGGGAACATGAGTCCTATGTATGCTGGGAGCAGGAGTCCTATTTCAGTCAATGGAGAGCAGTTTGCACATGTCCTACAGTCTTCTTCCCCTACCAACTATTCACGGGACTCAGGGTCACCTTGTAGCCTCTCCAGCCCCCGGAGTGGCAGCCCATCTCCCAGTCTTCTGGCACCAGGGTATGGGGCCAACGTGACCCACAGGAGGAACCCATCTCCCAGCAGGTCTCGCAGTGTGGTCTCCTTCCTAATGGATGCAGATGTGCTCCATTATGCCCAGTGCTTCAGGAAAAAGGACATTGATACAATTCTTGGAAGCAACAACATTCAAATGAATGTGCAGCCTAGTGAATGTTCCGATATCAGTTCTGTTAGCCTCGAGGGGAAGAACCCAAAGAGTGCTATGGAAAAGCTGCAAGACTATCTCACTACACTCAACTCAACACTACGCACCCAAGAAATCCCACTGGAAACATTCGATCACACCAATCAGGTTAGAATTAGTAAACTGATTCAGAAGTATAATAGTGTTTATCCTACTGTCCTCGTCAATCAGGTCGGAGATATTCTCCGCCTTGTAGGGCCTTCCAGGGACAGTTATGACATGATGCAGATTCTCTTGGGAAAACCCCTAGAACTTCCACCAGCCGGGCGAACAGGGAGGGCACTGGACAGGGGCTCAAGGGACAAGAGAAGCAGTTCTCTATCGAGTCTGCCCAAAAGGAAGGATGCACCCATCCCATGGCATCATGTCCCTGTGTCTGCTGCTGTACCAGATTACTCCCCCTCAAAGTACCAGGGTGACTCTGGGCATGGACGGACTGTACAGAGGGCTGGAAGCCCAGTACCCTATACATCCACCCCCAGTCACAGGGGAAGAAGTCACTCTGATTCACAGGAGAAAGTAAAGGAGCAGAGAGTAACACAGAGGGACGTCTCTGGGCAAGAACGGGTGGATGATGTGGGAGGGCCCTCTGCTGGAGCTCAGATGCCAGTGATGAAAAAGAAGTCATTACTTACCAAATTTCCTACTAACAAAGCAGGTTGGAAGAATATACTACCAGGAAAAAAGAAAAGCCATAACAAGTCACTAGTTTAG
- the LOC115175620 gene encoding uncharacterized protein LOC115175620 isoform X2, with amino-acid sequence MEGIVVEVLGVPNILASDRMVDKLTIHFLRPRHGGGEVQRVLFPSDSPGQAFVIFEEPEVAAHVSRLTHVLEVDQQQFCLKVRVVDRPEVDMPVKATLDDVRRPHAVDMTEHKTH; translated from the exons ATGGAGGGTATAGTCGTGGAGGTTCTTGGCGTCCCCAATATCCTTGCCTCTGACAGAATGGTTGACAAGCTCACTATACACTTCCTACGACCACGGCACGGGGGAGGAGAGGTGCAGAGAGTGCTGTTTCCATCTGATAGCCCGGGACAGGCCTTTGTCATATTTGAGGAACCAGAAG TGGCTGCCCATGTTTCGCGGTTGACCCATGTGTTGGAGGTGGACCAACAACAATTTTGTCTCAAAGTCAGAGTAGTGGACAGGCCTGAG GTGGACATGCCAGTCAAGGCAACTCTGGAT GATGTGAGGCGGCCCCACGCAGTCGACATGACAGAACACAAGACACACTGA